A section of the Romeriopsis navalis LEGE 11480 genome encodes:
- a CDS encoding carbohydrate porin has protein sequence YKYNLNKKIAITPGLAVIFNPEHNSNNDTIFVGTIRTTFKF, from the coding sequence GTACAAGTACAACCTCAATAAGAAAATCGCCATCACCCCTGGTTTGGCGGTAATCTTCAACCCCGAGCACAACAGCAACAACGATACGATCTTCGTCGGGACCATTCGTACGACCTTTA